Below is a genomic region from Drosophila kikkawai strain 14028-0561.14 chromosome X, DkikHiC1v2, whole genome shotgun sequence.
TCGCCCGAATTGGAATCATTCTCCTCCTCAATCCTTGCAGGATTGGATTCCTCCGATGACTTCAGGCTCACAATGCTGGCATTATCGCCATGCGAATGTGGCCGAAAACCTGGACCCGGTGGCAAATTCTTTTGGACGCAACAATTGACGCCGGGACTGAAATGCAGCTCGACATGGAAACGTTCCTCGGATGTGGGATCCTTGGTGGGATCCTCGTACAGCATAATCACAATCTGTGACATGTAATTCAGTTCGGATACCATGGATATATAGTCCATGGCGCGACGCCATTGCTCATCGGTGACAACATTGAGGAGCTCGCCATAGCGTAAAACCGTGAGCAACGAATGGACATGCGATTCGCTGGTAAAATACAACCTCGTACGGACATGCCGCTGGGGACTGGCAACGCCATGACTATAATGCGGATTCAAACGATTCATAAACTCATCCTCCACCTCGTCAATGTTGTGCTGCAGATCGCCCTTGATCTTGCGCAGCAACGGTGAACAAATGCCTTGGCCAATGGCCAGTTTCTCCTGCGGCGTCAGGCCATATTCCTGCGGTATCACTATATCGGCCAGATTCTTGGCATAAATATACAACTCCTCGGCCTGATCGTACTGCAATGTGTGCTGATTGTGCTGCAAATCGTACTTGATGCAATCGTAAATGTCGGGTATCTTGGAGATGTCGAAGAGCTTCGATTTGGTACTGAAATCCTTTTCGATTTTCTCCCAGCGACAACGCATTAGGTCCCAGGTTTCGCCATGATAGAGGATAGCATCCTTGGTCTTGGGATCGTCCTTCTTGATGCTAATGATGTGGAGTAGCTCGCGGATGAGCAGCAGGACATGGTGACAACAGTCCACTGGGTTCTTGACAAAGTCCAGAGCCTGGGTGATGGATTTGCTGTTGCAGGGATTGATCAGTTCGCGGTCTACCTTGGTGAACTCGCGATCGTTCTGCATGAGCTCGTGCAGGCGACCCTTGGCCCTGGAAGGGGGATTAATTAATATAGATATTGGTATTCAGTAATTTTCTTGTGGGTTTTCTTACATAaacttattaattttaatatttaatatttaatttattttatatttttaatatttaattatttaggaATGTACATTTATCGATAGGGAAAATATCAATATTCCATCGAGAGCATTAAATTTGAGAtatcgaaattttaaatattgaaaaatattgaatttaaaagtaaataatctatgataataaattattatattttaataaaacccTCGGGGGTTttctaatattaattttttattttattttattaattttttagatttttttgaTGTAAATCGAAAGGAAAATTCCAATAATATCAAAGCAATTTCAATATCCTATTAAAAGCTTCCTAAAAGTTAATAtatcgaaattttaaatattaaaaaatattgaatttaaaattaaaaaatcagtataagagaaaattattaaattttacttaaaaaaaaaaattatataatcgAACAATAtcatatttaaagtaaaatatttataatctatatatattatatttaaacttcaaattatcgataaatatatatataaaaaaaatatatatatatataaaattaaaaaaaaaaattaaaacaaaatttacaccacatttatatttaatcgatatattaaggggggggtaaggtatttaattttttttttcgtaaatttttttttattttttattttaaaagttcaatatcttaagaatattgtgtccaagttttacatcaatcaaagtaaaattgacgaagttatgcggagttgaacgaaggtcgtctggtgttcaatgcatgagaatcacaaagtttaaagcgctctcctgaaaaatgccattttgaaaatcggtgtacacgataactaaaaatatactgaaccaatcggtttgaaatttggaacataacttctttagataattctacaggtattctcgtcgagctttttttaatttttaattttcttatattttttatttaacaaattaacttaattttttagtcaaaaatcggggttttgacttcaaattttgataaaaaatagggaaaaaattttaaaaataaaaacgcttcgagaatacctcgggacacttatcctttaacgaatgaggtataatttttgtagatcggatgattctgtggacagttaggatgtacaccgcaaaccaactttttttggaggcgactcgggagattccctataactcctctacctctaaatatttttcaatacaaaatttatcacaaactgttgaaatgttgtgttattatatggtatttaattcgttaagctagctttagccgtttcgccacaacatttttttgaaaagtgggcatttttgcaccgaattaaccttaccccccccttaaacataatatcgatttttcaaaaaccgtacaaaaaatcgattttcatatcgattaattgttattttcaTCAAAAAAGCTACTCACAGATTCTGATACTTGCTGGAATCGCAGTCATTGTCCAGCAGCCCATTGGTATTGGCGCTCTTCACCATTTGGACAAGAATGGGCGTCAGCTCTCCCTCCAGGGCCAGCAGACCCTTGGCAAAAGCGGCAGCGGTCATTTGGACACGCCCCTCGTCCGAGGCATAGATTTTCAAATCATGACGGAATGTGGAGTGTAACCTGGTTTCCAAATAAAACATCATCAACTACAAGAGTTTTCCAACTAAAATCGAAGGAACTTCCTACCTCAAGAGTCCCAATCCCTGGGTGCCCGAATAATCCGCTCTACCCTGTCCACCCGGATACATGCACCGAAAGATGCGGCCCAGCTCCTCCGCCTGAATGCGACCCGCCGGTGTTAGTTCACCGCCCCACTTGAGGATGAGGACCAGCGATGGCTCCGCCGGCTGATCGGCTGCTAGATTGGCTTCACATTGGTTAGTACTCATCGTTGGGAGTTGGACTTTTCTAGTACTTACTGTCATCGGAGCTGGAGCCACGGGGTCGTCCCTTGGGCTGGTATTTCATTTGCACCTTGCGATTGATGCCCGAAAAGTGACCGTACATCTCGAGGACATTCTTTAGCTGCTCCAGCTTGCTCTCCTTCTCCTCGATCTCGGCATGGGCCTTGGTGTGGATCTCGCTAAGCAGGAAGCGGGCAATGTCCAGGATCTCCTGCAGCTGCTTGGGTCGCTTGAGCTTGACATGGCCCAGCTTGTAGCCATTGTACTTGGCAAAGATTTCAAAGAATCtgggaaaaaaagggaaataaataaagcaaaagcCTGATAGTAAGGATAATGGATCTACTCACTTCGGATGCCGCACCTCCACCTTCATCTTCTGCTTGGGCGTACGATCACCATGACGTATAACAGCCACCACGCAGCGCAGTTCCATCATCTTGCCAAAGGTGGTGGGCACAATGGGTGGATCATCCAGTTGGAAGGGCACAGACCAGGGTATATGCAGCGTTGGCGTTAGCTCCCTCAATATCATATTGCCCAGAATCTTGGCACAGTCAtcgtaatatttatttgaattcttCACGAAACTAAAACCATTCACATCGCAGACATAGCTCTTGCCATTGGCTCGTAGCAAATCAAAGCCGCAAACCGTTTGCTTAAAGGCCAGACACACCTTCCGGGAGATGAGCTTCTCGGAGTGATTTAGAATGACAGGATAGCGTATCTCCTTGCCCTCGCTATCGCGTTCAACTTTGCCATCCAGGGCAGGACTCTTGCGTGCCTCCGCATGGGCATAGTCGGGACCCACAGTGTAGACCTTGACATCGGTGCCTGAAAAGTATACTAAGTTGTAAAGGTGATGCTGGATTCAGTGCGTTCGACTGGCGGCCACTGGTGTGTTTCGTTTGGgtgtttctttatttctatttatttttatatatttaaattgatttttgtttgtgttttttcggtttatttttcttatttttaatttttgtattaaaaaatttatatcaGTGAACTTGACGATGAGCGGCGCGTGCGGAGCGAGACGCAGGACAAGGCACAATGAGCGATGCTTCGTTGCAGGATTAGATCAAAGACAATAAAAGCTATAAGATGCATAGCGCCAAAGGTAAACTCTAAGCTCTCTGGAGAGAGAGCGCATCTACTACGCTCTCTCTTAGCTCTCTTCAGAGAGAGCGCATCTATTTCGCTCTCTCTTAGCTCTCTACAGAGAGAGCGCAACTTTTACGCTCTCAAATTTAGCTAAAGAGAGAGAGGCGTTATGCATTTTATAGTTACTAAGATGCATAGCGCCAAGGGCTCTTTCTAAACTCTCTTGAGAGAGAGCGCAACTTTTACGCTCTCAAATTCagcaaaagagagcgagagaggcgTTATGCATCTTATAGCTACTAAAATCTTTCTTTAAAGTGAGTTTTAAAAAGTGTTTTGAGTTTCGAGTTTCGAGCCAAAGCCATAACAACAACAGACAGCCAGAGCGAGTATTGGATATGGTAAACAGGATATGGAAAGGATAAGGAATcaggtatatatataaaagagtATATATAGGATACACGGGATCTTGGCACAACAGCATTTGGAGCAAAGGGATTCAAAGAGAGAGCAAGTTGCATACCATCGGTGGGCATAAAATCCTCATAGATGAAGGAGCCTGTCTTGCGGACACGCGACTCTGGTGAATAAACGCTGCTCCGGCTGCCAATTTTACGAAAAAGCCGCTGGCTACCGCCACCCGCCGATGTGGGatagtatatataaatgttgtGATCCTCCGCCGAAACGGGTTTCTCCACAAACGGTTTGTTGAACGTAATGCCATTCACCTCCACATGGTCCTCGGATTCGATGAGTTCGTGATCTAAGTGGAAAGAGGGGTTTAAAAGATGTTAGTTTATTGTTACAAGCCAAATTTGATAGCTTTACTTACGCTTTGGATCTGGGGAATCCCGATCGAGGACAGCATAGCGCGGTATCTCGATGCCCTCCTTCTCCAGAATGGCATAGACCCGCCTGCGGTCCTGGATATCGTACTGCATATGCAGGTTGTTCAGCACAAAGGGATTCCGCAGCTGGGCATACTCGATGGCCTTCTCCAGCGGGAAGCCCTTCGAGTGGAACGAGACCAGGCAGTCGCAGGTGGGCCAATTCTGGACGGGTTCACGCAATATAACATTCTCCTCAAATGTCACCAGTTTGATAAACTCAAATTCCCCCAATCGTGTCAATATCTCCTTCATGGGCTTCGATTGGGTCTTCTTGGCCATGGCACAGATACCAACGACCACCTGTTTGCTATTGCTGGACGAGGTGCTCGTATCGGAGTCCATGCCGTCATTGCTATCCCCGAAATCGGTGTCGCCCTTTAAGAAATATGAGAATATTGGATTATGAATATGATGATGGGGTTGTTTCTTGGTTAATTCCGTTGGTATTTTGAGCATGATGAAAGGGGGTTTTAAAAACAAGAGGTGCTTGATGCAGGCTGGCAGGCAGTTAATAAATCCTCTCCGAActttctttttgttatttttttcacaGTGAACTGTgatcaaaaacaaataaataataatacacgAAACTAAGCCAAGCAATTAGTGATTGATTTTGCCCCTGGCAACTCATTGGCTTTGGGATTAAGTCAGTCAATCTATCAATCAATAAGTAAATCAATCAGTCTATCATTCAATCTATCATACAATCTATCATTCAATCCCTCTACCCTTCAATCAATCAACCTTTCAACTAACCCAAAGAGACCTACATTCAAACACACATCGCAGAAGCAGAAATCATCGCTATCCTCATCGCTGCCATGCATCGGTCCATAATCTTCGTAATCGCTGACATTAAAGGGTCCATATTCCCCATCATCATcttcgttttggtttttagccatttttagGGGATTCCCAGCCTCCATTTGGCCACGAACTCCGGCACTTTGACTCCTTCGCTGACGTTGCAACAAACGATTTCGACGCAAACGATCACGATCTCGGGCACGACCACGACGTCGTCGATTTATGCCTCCATCCAAGCTGTGCCGGCGTTGATTGTGCTGCGactcttggccagcagcatcACTACCATCGGTGGTCTGGTGATGCTCCGAGTCAGGAGGCAATATGGTGGCAGCTGTCACAGCCGCCGCTTcagctgcagcggcagctgccGCCTCAAGTTTCTTTTTGTGCCGTTGATGGCGAGAGCGGAGCTTCTTGAGACGCCACCAATCCTTGAACCAGGTCCATTCCATAATGTGTGTTGCCAACTCAGTTAGTTTTGAGgctgatttttttaaaaggtgtatttttaaaggattttttcagaacttttttaagaatatttcaaattttttaatttttaaatattttctttttaagcattttatatatattctttttatatttttaattgtttatatttataatacttttctttcactaaaaaataaatttaagaaatacctttttatttattttatttaaaatattccacatttatttaagtttttaaataatttttatagaggtaaggtattttctttttgttttttttattttatttttaaattttatatttatattacttttctttcattaaaaaatatatttaagctttttataaacatttaatattatgcagaaataattttaatattttatttaaaatatttcacacatattagatttatttagattttgtaGAGCCTTTTCaagtatttattaaaaattgtttaaggttcttcctttttgtatttttaaatattacattttttgttacactttctttatttaaaaacaaatgttgAACCATTTTTAATCATTCTACAttgcatatatttttgaatttaaaatatttcttcatttttcataaagaaaaacaattgttATACTCGCAAAGtgcaaaaacaaatgaaacttgaattattatttattcagcTTAGTAAGTCTCCCAAAATAAATCTTGATATATTTGTGAAAATAATTGAAGCTGTTTTTGCTGGCAACACACACAGCTAGGAAAACACGTACATTACGTGCCGGTGTCTCGAATTCCCCCAAAAACAGATGATCTAACCGGAGAAGCCGCGAAATACCcgtggaaaatatatatcgatagagcaaacacaaaaaaaccgAGCAACTCCGAGCTCCGAGTAACGACTAACGGAACCCAACTCAATCCAACTGAACTAAACCGAACTGAACTGAGGCGATCGAAATGATATAGTAGAACGCGGGATCTCGCTTGGGATCGAATCGGATCGCCACGGATCGGTGTTCAGGGCGCACGCCAATTGGTCTGCGCCCACTCTCAATGTCAGAGTGGAGAATCTCTGATGAGCTGGAGACAAAAGCACTGGGGGAAGAGTAGGGCAGGGAAGAGAGCCAGAGAAGCTGCTGCCgcacaaagagaaaaaaagataAGGGGCGaagcacttgaagaaaattgtgagagtttctataaattaatataatttttttaaggaaaaatatatgaaaaactttaatttttgtgatatttatacaaaatattatttttaaaattagtaataatatttttgaagattttaaaaattttaattaaattaagagaaTTTTGGgtacaattttaaaaactatttaaaaatattcaaacttTAAAGTctaaaaacttttgttttaaataccGATAAAAATCGATTAATTCGATAAAAAACAATACTAGTTCTTATAAGAGCCTcaaaagaaaaggaagaaCTTAAAgctgaaaaattatttatatttttgtttaatttaaattccaataatggtaattaatttttaatttaattttttgtttgttatcaAAAAGTAAATCGATATaatcaataattattaattgtgcaattttttagaattttctttctttcattttttgatagtttctttctttaaaaatatttatttataaaattattaaatttcttgcctttcttcatttttttcaccGAAATTCTAAAACCTATCTAGACATTTTTCACTGTACATTTGTGAGAGAGGGCGCTCTCTTTGTGTAATTGTTTCGACATACTGAAGGCGTCTTGTTATCTTGGTTGCTTTCATTTGTTGACGACACGACTTAACTACAACTTATATAGCGTACACGTCCGGCTGCCGATCGCACAGCGCAGTGTGTTAATgaaagcaacaaaagcaaaaacaaaagaaaataaacacctaaataaaagtaaaaacaaagaCAGCAACCCGATAAGAAATTCGCCCCCCTTTGCCATTTTCAATGGTTATGATAAGAGGCAATCTGCGATCTGCCAGAAAATCCTACCAAGCGCCCAATTGGCCAGGTAAATAATTGCTCTCTATATATAGATCAACCGTTTCAATAAAGATACTCGAAGTTAACAAGCGCTGTACCAATTAGCACCTGTgcaatctctctctctctatctctcacTCTCTGTGTGTTCATCTTGAAGGTGCAAATCAGACAGGCGAACAACTGAATCACGATTCatagatacaaagatacaaagatacagcTTATAGTCACAGGTGTAATAAACCCTAGAGACAGAAGCTCACCAAAGGGGGGGTTTGAGCTATTAAAACTTTAagcacttaattttaaaataatattatagaaCTTCTgaattaaatgctttaaatctcagatagctttaaaaatctatcttttgttgaaattatttcctttacttacttttttaacctttttcttgaaaagatatttataaaaatcaaattttaaaagtcTACTTAAAcccatttttaatttttaaatattttttaaaaagatttgtaataagcaaaaatattaaatccgAGCTTAACTGCAGCTTACGAAAGACCGTCTTAAACTGAACTGGGCATAATTTCGAAGAGCAACATCATGGCTTGGTTACATAGGTTACCTATATCCTATACCTAACTGTATACCTATATATGTCCAGGGAATTACCAGGCACACCGGCCCAATTTTCACAGGAAAATGtgctgtaaattaaataatcattGGGGCTCCCTTCTAAAAGTACATAGGTGGTACCAAGGTATACCATTGTACCAAAGTCTCTCTAAgttcagaaatatatataaacacataagcttttgataatattaaaaaaaaatatttaaaaatatatatataatataatttaatattaattaatcacacaataatattaactatttattttCGGCTACAGcactttgaaatttatatatatttacacctTTATCACGCAGTTCATTAACTTGTCAAGCTTTCAAAGGCCCCTAAAAGTATATGTCGTAAGATAAATACACTGAAAAATCAGCTCAATAAAATAtgctatattttattttattttatttttttaaatctttgaaAGCTTACCCCAactgcaaaacaaaaaaaaaacaaaagaaatatagGAACCGCGCTGTTCGAAAGTCGGAGAAGAACTGAGGAGTCTGGAGATCTAAAGATATATATCCCAGAGCCCGTATACCCACGAATCAGGCAAACAAAAGACAcgggcaaacaaacaaattgaacAAATAACTGGGTAACTCTCGggtaattaattaatgcaGCCAAAGGAGCCCAAAcgcaaaatttaattaaaatttagcaCGCGCCAATTGAGCAAACAATCGAAACGTAACGGAAACAAtgccacaaaaaataaagaaaataaaagttagAAAATAACGAGCAAAAACGTAAAACAATAAAAGATTCACCGGATGGGAGAACGATGAGGAGCGCGGCTCCAGCAACTCGCTAACATCGGTCTCAGTCTCTGgatatttcgatttcgggtTTCGTGGTCGGTggatatatattcatatatttgttgtttttttgcaatttGCGGGGGCGGTAAAAATAGAAAGGCGGCAACGGTGGCGGCGGGATGGAGAAAGAGGATAACAGATACCAGATATAAGATAtaagttataaaacaaaacagtCGTGGGCAGTGGTTGAGCTGCACACCCACGCACGCACAGGAATAGAATAAAAGGCAGCTCGAACACTGGAAATAACTAGATATACTTTCTAACCAAGAATGgtcattattaaattttttgttaatttttaattaaaaatttttaattgtaatttttaatttgtaaattttaatttgtaaattttaatttgtaattttaaatttgtaattttaaatccGTAATTTGTAAtgtttaatttctaatttttatttttgtattttattttaaaccatAAATGGTTAAGACAAGTCTTAAAAAATCCATCTTTCGATATTTGTACACTACtacattttctctatttattattattttttcgagTGTAAAAAAAAGGACACGCACCGCCCAGATTCGGCGTAGAGTTTACGTGCGTCAGCCAGCGGCGTCCTGACGATGCGCTGCTCTGCAGCTCCGACGCCGACTGCGCTGCCCCGGCTGACTGCACTGCacccgatgatgatgatgctgccgctgctgctacGCCAGCCTCTGCTGCTACCGGCTGGCAGCGACGTCGACTCCAGCCGCGACGCCGcgcactgctgctgctgcttttgttgtggCTCCCGCCTCTGCCACGCCCCCCAGCGGCAACACCACCCACGCCGCCACTGAACTTATCAAAGCTATTGCCCATTTGTTGAACTGCTTTGAGAGCGAAAGAGATGGGTATATAAATTATGCTCAGGCTAAAGGAGGCCGCGCCAGTGAGAGAGAGtcagagagagaaaaggagagagagagagagagcaaaagCTTTTGGCATTGACATTGACCAGTCAGCTGTTGGGTGGCAAATAGAACAAGAAGAAGTACAAGAGGAGGAGAAAGAAGCTGCACTGCCGCTGCAGAAAGTCCCGCAAAAAGTCAGGGTCACATGCACAAGTCCACAGCTGAGGTCGCAATAATAGCACCAAGAATTATGGCCTATATAATactaaacaaattatatatacaatatttaattgactaaaaattttaggaattattgaaataatttaatttaatttctggtGCTAAAACCGCGACCTTGCCTGTCCACCCGCACACATCGATCGCCAATGGGGTAAAATCGGTCATCGATAAACGTTAACAGCGGTTATATTGGTTAGTTATCGGTTAGATTACAAGTgtaaaaatcataattaaaaaaagcgcATAGCATACGTTGCCATCTTGACCCAAATAGAAGCCGacgcgctgctgctgctgtcccgCTGCCGAAGTCGCCGCTGACGTTGACTGCGACTGAGAGTGATGAAAgctgtgttgttgctgctgatgttgctgctgcgatGCTGCAGCGCTGCCCTGAGCGGCCGACTGACGCAGATCCTGATATCCCGATTCTAATTCGGTGTAAGACATATccctgtatttttttttagtgtgtGGGTTAATGTCGAACAaacaaggagaaaaaaaaaaccaaaacaaataacTTGCGagtatttgttatttttgttttcgcctTTTTACATGGccgacacacgcacacactcaaGGCCTCACCGCGTGTTGGCAGCactatgtatatgtatgcgtgcgtgtgtgtttttgtatatatatattttttttaataacaatttttgCGCCTCTCTTGTTTTTCACTTTCTCTTCACCGTTTGTCCTTCGATTTAGCTTCTTCTTGCCGTTTGTCTTGTTCTTGAACGAAAAGTTACGAAAGATTCTCTGCTGTTGCgtttgcttttattatttgcattaatttttgttattatatgTAACTTCacagtgtatatatataaatatgcgtgtgtgtgtaccGGCGGCGGGCAAAGCGTTGCGAGGCAGGAATTAGAACGCGATGCGGGGAAAGTGAGTTATacaagtattttttatttatggttaTTAACTAAGTAGCGCTcgcttttctctctctcgttttttgcatattaaatgttgtttctctttttcgattttgttgtttttcgttatttttttctgttagctCTCTCAACACGCACACCGTCTGTTCCGTTCCGTTTTGGCGAATGTGCCACAGCTTTTTCTACCGCAAACGAAGGAGCTTTTAGCTGCTCTGAAAGTTTTTTGGTggcaaaaaaaagagtaaacagctgattttgactttttgttgttgttatatattttttttaaatttttgatgtGGCCAAACTGTAAcgaaaatttgaaattaaaacgaattaaaaatgaaatttaaataattaaaggaaaaagaataataaggattataaattaattaaaatttaattatatctttattttataatttcctaCAGCTTAgtacttaattattaaaatattaataattttatgtaGTCCCGGAAAACACATTaacgaaatacaaaaattaaaagcaatcgtaaataataaaaaaaattatattaattttgcatttagATTGTTTTATCATTTGCAACCATTTagtttttcataaaaaaaatacaaaaatataaaattaaaaaaataataaaaaaaaaagaatgctgactcaattttgcattagatttttttttataattttcaaccATTTAGTTTtcaatacaaaacaaaaaattgttcatggattcctaaaaatatatatatatactataaatattaaaaaaatctgtacAGTTTCAccatttcaaaaaatatatatacccctttattattttttaacaaaatatcatagagttttataaatttatttatttccttttcaaaatagttaaaaatacttttcattTTGTAATACCAAAGCTTAGATTCTTCCTAGTTTCTTTGTCCTATAAGACTTGATCTTTAAAAGCAAgctataaatttatacaacTGGACAGAGAACTATCCCTATAAGGCCAAGAGTCTCTCCTTAAATGTAATCTTTTTTTTCTATGACTCTACACCTCATTAAAGCCGAACATACTTAGTAATCTCGATCAGCGACGTTTGGGGCTCAATGCGATAAGCTTCTTTCGCTTGCGATCCCTGGAGATGATCTCCATGCGCTCCCTGGTGCTCGTCTGGAAAAATATCAGATGCAGAGTGCGGCTGGCCGAGcagagctgaaaaaaaaaatatatatcaaatgcATATACATTTCTTATGATTTACTCACCTGCTGCAGCAATCGCGCCTTGAGGCGCAGATTACCCGGCTCCTCCGCCTCCAGATCCTTGCCACGAGTCTCCAGGTGCAAATTCAACACAAAGATCAATGTATCCCGGATGGTCTGCACAATCCGCTGGACTTGTTCCGTTTTAAAGAGGCGACGCAGCAGATAGCCCCTTACAGCGGCATTAATCCGCGTGGCTGCCCACTCGCGTTGCTCCTGGACGAGATCCAGCTCGAGATTATCTCTTTGTTCCTGCGGAATTTCCGGTTTCTGAACGAAGAATTTGGAATGTGAAAATTAATTCGAAAATTGTTGTTTGTACAGCCGGTATtgagttttttgttgtttttagtagtttttttgttagtaGTTAAAAATTGGTCCCAGATTTTAAGGCACATCGGTTAGGGCTTCTTGCGCTGCTTGGGTTTAGGAGGAAGTGGAAACAATCGATAGAGTAGAGAATATACAAAGATACATTGGGTTTTATCAAAAACATAAGAGattaatttagat
It encodes:
- the l(1)G0196 gene encoding inositol hexakisphosphate and diphosphoinositol-pentakisphosphate kinase isoform X7, which produces MSYTELESGYQDLRQSAAQGSAAASQQQHQQQQHSFHHSQSQSTSAATSAAGQQQQRVGFYLGQDGNGDTDFGDSNDGMDSDTSTSSSNSKQVVVGICAMAKKTQSKPMKEILTRLGEFEFIKLVTFEENVILREPVQNWPTCDCLVSFHSKGFPLEKAIEYAQLRNPFVLNNLHMQYDIQDRRRVYAILEKEGIEIPRYAVLDRDSPDPKHHELIESEDHVEVNGITFNKPFVEKPVSAEDHNIYIYYPTSAGGGSQRLFRKIGSRSSVYSPESRVRKTGSFIYEDFMPTDVYFSGTDVKVYTVGPDYAHAEARKSPALDGKVERDSEGKEIRYPVILNHSEKLISRKVCLAFKQTVCGFDLLRANGKSYVCDVNGFSFVKNSNKYYDDCAKILGNMILRELTPTLHIPWSVPFQLDDPPIVPTTFGKMMELRCVVAVIRHGDRTPKQKMKVEVRHPKFFEIFAKYNGYKLGHVKLKRPKQLQEILDIARFLLSEIHTKAHAEIEEKESKLEQLKNVLEMYGHFSGINRKVQMKYQPKGRPRGSSSDDTNLAADQPAEPSLVLILKWGGELTPAGRIQAEELGRIFRCMYPGGQGRADYSGTQGLGLLRLHSTFRHDLKIYASDEGRVQMTAAAFAKGLLALEGELTPILVQMVKSANTNGLLDNDCDSSKYQNLAKGRLHELMQNDREFTKVDRELINPCNSKSITQALDFVKNPVDCCHHVLLLIRELLHIISIKKDDPKTKDAILYHGETWDLMRCRWEKIEKDFSTKSKLFDISKIPDIYDCIKYDLQHNQHTLQYDQAEELYIYAKNLADIVIPQEYGLTPQEKLAIGQGICSPLLRKIKGDLQHNIDEVEDEFMNRLNPHYSHGVASPQRHVRTRLYFTSESHVHSLLTVLRYGELLNVVTDEQWRRAMDYISMVSELNYMSQIVIMLYEDPTKDPTSEERFHVELHFSPGVNCCVQKNLPPGPGFRPHSHGDNASIVSLKSSEESNPARIEEENDSNSGEEQNGKKRSTGSSDRASPAFGFNRLELRSKQFKSKPIPIGAHHTVSGHEAMDLAKRLNEELASQQQQQQQQQHQQQQQQQGGQQQQQQLRPISPDIRAVSPDCEPRSRSFEQRPSPGVCAKMPDSQVTVSVSASVSSANSSTSSRRQRHSIAGQMSYMKMLGFGGFSKKMATSANSLFSTAVISGSSSAPNLRDMIPVSSSGFGDVPPIRPLETLHNALSLRKLDGFLQDMILAQIFKTPTGSPPRGFESTAVVAAANMPEVSSMSMTTVAKDAFGQGGSESGSRIEPVEVTEEKFKLWQTQPPECLLLAAQEPDEYLQDVEMKSLQPSLDITMEIMEEAAPVSFEPMNQDSLEAGEEGAVGGIFLSVCEEQGSGSTCLTPVSFGMDLDLSMVANKGSMTLSMDGFEDDEDATLSAATTPSLPADSCEPRLETCYCCPSHADGPPEVDTDDPRYGFALPVRVTQASPEHGRPSPGARRAHDPVSPRIQKQISLFEGGGGGGSGGGGVGGVAQEKSDSTGGGGAAILHASINLPAAGAQHLRQDARLRKFENLTQSTSNSNFPFESNTLKRVPMQATGGDYANVSHTQSCINLKSGSSGVLAGGSPQHQQRGGGGEAGSAGAGAGAGPAERDRGRTQPAPVPALYGRMANACCSSASASASASPSPSPSPSPGALIVKERFIEPPKRGIVRGYHAKTQSMDADFLFNEFLLLPAMAPAKLSFDSSDIDKASDDEASCSASSASKKRHS